The stretch of DNA TTGGCGAGCTGCTGATAATCGCCGCTCACGGTCAACGGCTTGTCGGCCGCCAAAACGAGCGAGCCACCGTTGACCGTCAGCCCGCCACGACCGAAGGCCGACGACGACAGGGCCACCAGCGCGCCCTCTTCCAGCATGGTGCCGCCGGAATAGCTGTTGGCGCCCGACAGCCCGAGGATGCCGTTGCCACGCTTCACCAGCCTGCCCCTGCCGGTGATGTCGTTCCGCCAGGTGTCGATCGAATTGAACCCGCCCTTTGCCGCGTCCATCGTCACGGTCACGTCCTGTTCGAACGCACCGTAACCGTCGGCGGCGGCAAACAGGTTGAGACGGCCGTAACCTTCCGCATCGTCGAGCAGCGGATAGCCGGAGGCGATCTCCGTCGTCTTCAGCACATCGCGGCGCTGCTCGCCGTCCAGATAGGGCAGACGCGTTTCGAGAAGCGCTTCGGCGCCCTGCGGCACGCGCGCCGGTTGATCGGTCGCATGGATCGTCGGCAGGCCGTAGCTCAGGCGCTGCAGCACGTAGGCACGATTGGCGTCATGATCGGCGAAACGGTCTGCAGCGAGCGGTGCCGCGTGGGCGGCAACCTCGAGCGCACCCGCATCCGCAACGCCTGATTTGGCGACGAGCCATGACTGCGCTTGGGCGTAGGCATCGCTCTTCAGCGCCGCATTGTCGGCCTTGTTCAGATTGTAGACGACCGTGGCGGTGCCGAGCATGCGGCCGCCCATCACGTCGAGCGGAGAATGCATGCCGGCGAGAATACGGTCTTCACCCAGCTCGCTGGCGCGCGTGATCATTTCCTGAAAGCGCTGCGGCACGAGATAGGCCATGGCGAGCGCATCCCGCCAGGCTTCCGCCGTATGCCCGCTCGGGAAACCACCATCCTCGACCGGCTTGCCGCTCTTGGCGGGCTCCAGCGTCGGAACGACCGACACGTCCTGGCTCCAGCGGTAGGGACGGCCATATTTGAAATAGCGTTTTGCGGGCTCCGTCGAGCCGTCACCGCTTGCGGCGTTGATGAAGTCGATTGCAAGGCCCATGTCGGGATTGGCATCGGTCTTGTTTTCCGTGTCCGGCTTGCTGCCGGCGCCGCGATTGTTGCCCTTGTCGTCATATTTGGCCGTCGTCGCGTCGGCCGCCACCTCGGTGATCGTGGTGGTCTGCTTCGAGCCGGCCTTCCAGGCATCCGTCAGCGGACCGAGGCCATCGACGATGCTGGCATTCTTGCCGCGCCGATCGTCGAGATAGGCGGCGACGGCCTGAT from Rhizobium leguminosarum bv. trifolii WSM1325 encodes:
- a CDS encoding autotransporter-associated beta strand repeat protein (KEGG: rec:RHECIAT_CH0003561 putative phosphatase protein~TIGRFAM: autotransporter-associated beta strand repeat protein~PFAM: phosphoesterase PA-phosphatase related~SMART: phosphoesterase PA-phosphatase related) gives rise to the protein MSVLSFFRLSTALVCLLSIVPSLAGAEQATAAKAPYAQAGNTNKRGDACFSTVDTNAAVRLLSGFLEIWTPRTPFVDAGVEAPAKDNCPAVAKTDWDGIPSSKTDGHILNQAVHDANIAYVVKATRARTADQAVAAYLDDRRGKNASIVDGLGPLTDAWKAGSKQTTTITEVAADATTAKYDDKGNNRGAGSKPDTENKTDANPDMGLAIDFINAASGDGSTEPAKRYFKYGRPYRWSQDVSVVPTLEPAKSGKPVEDGGFPSGHTAEAWRDALAMAYLVPQRFQEMITRASELGEDRILAGMHSPLDVMGGRMLGTATVVYNLNKADNAALKSDAYAQAQSWLVAKSGVADAGALEVAAHAAPLAADRFADHDANRAYVLQRLSYGLPTIHATDQPARVPQGAEALLETRLPYLDGEQRRDVLKTTEIASGYPLLDDAEGYGRLNLFAAADGYGAFEQDVTVTMDAAKGGFNSIDTWRNDITGRGRLVKRGNGILGLSGANSYSGGTMLEEGALVALSSSAFGRGGLTVNGGSLVLAADKPLTVSGDYQQLANATTKPALGANGAGTLVVEGKAALAGDLAVTLVDGYAPTPGTKIEILKAGAVTGTFGKVTVSGHKASLSYGPTSVTLTIDG